Proteins from a genomic interval of Flammeovirgaceae bacterium SG7u.111:
- a CDS encoding alpha/beta fold hydrolase — protein MEILEATSKPAKGNIILFHGLNNPPSLMNELGEFLQKNGFNILIGSLSGHRGDSEKLKTLTKDDLVNDIDQAVGCFTKKYPGLPLIYLGFSLGGTVGLAYAQKHPTVFSKILLLAPAIEFRFFANLGRVLLPWKDTISIYSLASKRFNLYRWMPLNVYNAMIELRDGLYQSAYENIEAPVLLLMHPKDEVVSFHRIRKTVREYKLPWKTIGFEHPTKSVRHLVAIPSLMGEKNLAVFQREVLAFLHKKTVLLPQDDQHD, from the coding sequence ATGGAGATACTAGAAGCAACTAGCAAACCCGCTAAGGGCAATATCATACTATTCCACGGGCTCAATAATCCTCCAAGCCTTATGAATGAGCTTGGAGAGTTTCTTCAGAAGAATGGATTTAATATCCTGATTGGCAGCTTATCAGGCCACAGGGGCGATAGTGAAAAATTAAAGACACTTACAAAAGATGACTTGGTAAACGACATTGATCAAGCTGTAGGTTGCTTCACTAAAAAGTACCCTGGCTTACCTCTGATTTATCTCGGGTTTTCACTTGGCGGAACAGTAGGCTTAGCCTATGCACAAAAGCACCCAACAGTTTTCTCCAAAATACTATTACTTGCCCCTGCCATCGAATTTCGCTTTTTCGCTAACTTAGGCAGGGTATTGCTGCCTTGGAAAGACACCATCAGTATTTACAGCCTTGCTTCCAAGCGGTTCAACCTCTACCGATGGATGCCTTTGAATGTATATAATGCGATGATAGAATTGAGGGATGGGCTTTACCAATCGGCTTACGAAAACATCGAAGCTCCTGTATTGCTTTTGATGCACCCAAAAGACGAAGTGGTTAGCTTTCACAGAATAAGAAAAACAGTAAGAGAGTACAAATTACCTTGGAAAACCATCGGGTTTGAACATCCTACCAAATCGGTGAGGCATTTGGTGGCTATTCCCAGCTTAATGGGTGAAAAAAATCTAGCCGTTTTCCAAAGGGAAGTATTGGCTTTTTTGCACAAAAAAACCGTCCTGCTTCCACAGGACGATCAACATGATTGA
- a CDS encoding ABC transporter ATP-binding protein yields MIRIKGLSYSYQKKKKLFEGLDLELEAGNIYGLLGKNGAGKSTLLKIIAGLVFPDDGELEVMGRKPSDRNPAFLEEVYFIPEEFSMPSVYIKDFVKIYAPFYPKFDHATFNQNLIEFDLPSDQKLNKMSYGQKKKFLVCFGLATNCNLVILDEPTNGLDIPSKSKFRKIVASAITEERAFIISTHQVRDMENLIDPIVIVDNGKIIFNQTYEEVSNKLAFKTEIELSDPDYTLYAESALGGYTVVKENTTEEATRTDLETLFNAVLNNKDKVSEIFNK; encoded by the coding sequence ATGATACGAATCAAAGGGCTGTCTTACAGCTACCAAAAAAAGAAAAAATTATTTGAAGGCTTGGACCTAGAGCTTGAAGCTGGCAATATATATGGATTGCTAGGGAAAAATGGAGCAGGTAAATCGACTTTGCTAAAGATAATAGCTGGGTTGGTCTTTCCTGACGATGGTGAGTTGGAAGTAATGGGAAGAAAGCCTTCCGACCGAAACCCGGCATTCTTGGAGGAGGTTTATTTTATACCGGAAGAGTTTTCCATGCCAAGCGTCTATATTAAGGACTTTGTGAAAATTTATGCCCCTTTCTATCCCAAGTTTGACCATGCTACTTTCAACCAAAATCTAATTGAGTTTGATCTGCCTTCCGATCAAAAACTTAACAAGATGTCTTATGGTCAGAAGAAGAAATTCTTAGTATGCTTTGGATTAGCGACTAATTGCAATTTGGTAATCTTAGATGAACCGACCAATGGTCTGGACATTCCTTCTAAAAGTAAGTTCAGGAAAATTGTAGCCTCTGCCATTACCGAAGAAAGGGCTTTCATTATTTCTACCCATCAGGTGCGCGACATGGAAAACCTTATCGACCCTATAGTGATTGTGGACAATGGGAAGATCATTTTCAACCAGACCTACGAAGAGGTTTCTAATAAGTTGGCATTTAAGACAGAGATTGAACTTTCTGATCCAGATTATACGCTCTATGCCGAATCTGCACTAGGTGGCTATACTGTGGTAAAAGAAAATACAACAGAAGAGGCTACAAGAACCGATTTGGAAACACTGTTCAATGCGGTATTGAATAATAAAGATAAAGTGTCAGAAATATTTAACAAATAA
- a CDS encoding sugar phosphate isomerase/epimerase family protein, giving the protein MKNNKLQQRREFLSNASKLGAIAGMSAFLPGLMQACQPKDTANAPAETDASMFFQISLAEWSLRNKLWKEEITNLDFPSYTQKTYGINAVEYVNQFFMDKAKDKAYLKDLKQRTDDLGMNNVLIMIDNEGSLATSDEGKRMEAVEKHYKWIEAANALGCKGIRVNANGGKVYKEAQKTMAESMRTLVEFADPLDINVMIENHGGFSSNGNWLSGLMKMVNHPRCGTLPDFGNFAIDREKGILYDPLLGTSQLMPYAKGVSAKSMNFDSNGDETTLDYYKLLQIVKTAGFEGFIGIEWGGGGGHLSDDEGIMATKELLMKIGKKIS; this is encoded by the coding sequence ATGAAAAACAACAAATTACAACAGCGAAGAGAGTTTTTGAGCAATGCATCTAAACTTGGGGCAATAGCCGGAATGTCGGCTTTTTTGCCAGGGCTAATGCAAGCTTGCCAACCCAAAGACACTGCCAATGCGCCCGCTGAAACCGATGCAAGCATGTTCTTCCAAATTTCCCTAGCCGAATGGTCTCTCAGAAATAAGCTTTGGAAAGAAGAAATCACCAACCTTGATTTCCCTTCATATACCCAAAAAACCTATGGTATAAACGCTGTGGAATATGTCAATCAGTTTTTCATGGACAAAGCCAAAGACAAGGCATACCTCAAGGATCTTAAACAGCGCACCGATGACTTGGGGATGAACAATGTACTGATTATGATTGACAATGAGGGCTCATTGGCTACTTCAGACGAGGGCAAAAGAATGGAAGCCGTTGAAAAGCACTACAAATGGATAGAAGCGGCAAACGCTCTTGGTTGCAAAGGAATAAGGGTGAATGCGAATGGGGGGAAGGTCTACAAAGAAGCACAAAAAACGATGGCAGAAAGTATGAGAACCTTGGTGGAATTTGCCGATCCGCTGGATATTAATGTAATGATTGAAAATCATGGTGGTTTTTCATCAAACGGAAATTGGCTTAGCGGATTGATGAAAATGGTCAATCACCCCCGCTGCGGAACGCTTCCTGATTTTGGGAACTTCGCCATTGACAGAGAAAAAGGGATTTTGTACGATCCGCTTCTCGGCACTAGCCAACTAATGCCCTACGCCAAAGGTGTAAGTGCAAAGTCCATGAATTTTGATAGCAATGGAGATGAAACCACACTTGATTATTACAAGCTTTTGCAAATTGTGAAAACTGCAGGGTTTGAAGGTTTTATAGGAATAGAATGGGGCGGCGGCGGAGGTCACCTAAGCGACGATGAAGGCATTATGGCCACCAAAGAGTTACTGATGAAAATTGGCAAAAAAATATCTTAA
- a CDS encoding DUF1080 domain-containing protein: MKTFYLLLLVPLLVFCTAKKDVDAEEVAVEEEIEVEILKEKWISLFDGKTTEGWHNYLKDNVNGWEVENGVLFTKGGSGDLVSDAEFENFELVFEWRIDEKCNSGVFFNIIEDPKYSTPYLTAPEYQLIDDEGYPAELEEGQKTGANYALHPPSVKANKPAGEWNTGKIIVNQGKVEHWLNGQQTVSYELWIDEWKELVASTKFKDMPEYGKANTGPIGLQDHGDAVYFKSIKIKKL, from the coding sequence ATGAAAACATTTTATCTTTTACTTTTAGTCCCACTCTTAGTCTTCTGCACTGCCAAAAAAGACGTAGATGCTGAAGAGGTAGCAGTGGAAGAGGAAATAGAGGTGGAAATACTTAAAGAGAAGTGGATCAGCTTGTTTGATGGAAAAACCACTGAAGGCTGGCACAATTACTTGAAGGATAACGTGAACGGGTGGGAAGTGGAAAATGGCGTTCTGTTTACAAAAGGAGGAAGTGGAGACTTGGTTTCAGATGCTGAATTTGAAAACTTCGAGCTGGTGTTTGAATGGCGGATTGATGAAAAATGCAATAGCGGAGTGTTTTTCAATATCATAGAAGACCCAAAATACAGTACCCCTTACCTGACCGCACCAGAATACCAGTTGATAGACGATGAGGGCTACCCTGCCGAGTTGGAAGAAGGGCAAAAAACTGGTGCTAACTATGCACTTCACCCACCTTCGGTAAAAGCTAACAAACCTGCTGGTGAATGGAACACTGGCAAAATAATAGTGAACCAAGGCAAAGTAGAACACTGGCTCAATGGCCAGCAAACAGTAAGCTATGAGCTCTGGATCGATGAATGGAAGGAATTAGTTGCTTCTACCAAATTTAAAGACATGCCCGAATATGGCAAAGCTAATACGGGACCAATTGGTCTTCAAGACCACGGTGATGCTGTATATTTCAAAAGCATAAAAATCAAAAAGTTATAA
- a CDS encoding GntR family transcriptional regulator, with amino-acid sequence MEFRDNQAIYLQIADYFCEKILLKKWESGEKIPSVRELAVDIEVNPNTVVRTYNFLQEKEIIFNKRGIGYFVAEDGFEKTRAFKKSAFIEQELPAVFKTIRLLNIDIEDIKTMFLDGFSSNGLGNAANV; translated from the coding sequence ATGGAATTCAGAGATAACCAAGCGATTTACCTACAAATAGCAGACTACTTCTGCGAGAAAATCTTGCTGAAAAAATGGGAAAGTGGAGAAAAAATCCCTTCAGTAAGAGAGCTGGCAGTTGATATAGAAGTAAACCCTAATACGGTGGTGAGAACATATAATTTTCTGCAAGAGAAAGAGATTATTTTCAACAAAAGGGGGATTGGGTATTTTGTAGCCGAGGATGGGTTTGAGAAGACCCGTGCCTTCAAAAAATCTGCCTTTATAGAACAAGAATTACCTGCGGTTTTTAAAACCATCCGGTTGCTCAATATCGATATAGAAGATATTAAAACCATGTTTTTAGATGGCTTTTCTTCCAATGGTTTGGGCAACGCTGCAAATGTATAA
- a CDS encoding TonB-dependent receptor, whose amino-acid sequence MLKKYCILLILSIVYGFGYAQSIKGKVVDKNGEPIFAHVFIVGTTVGAATDLEGAFEIKDTPAGQVLVRAQSIGYLSEERLLKVKKGEVTELDIQLKEDLFKLEEVVVTGTRTSRKRTEAPVVVDVLDNRTLEITQSLMLSDGLSFQPGLRVETDCQTCNYTQLRMNGLGGNYSQILINSRPIFSALNGLYGLEQIPSNMIERVEVVKGGGSAVFGNNAIGGTVNIITKEPKENTFSLSYNHAFIRGETPDLQMQVNASAVNDAQNAGFSIFGVYRDRDAWDANGDGFSEMPLIKNISLGINTFIKPDNKSKLTLELHTINEKRRGGDQVEAAPHESEQAEDRVHNIAGGGLTYERWLNPTTEFSVYTSGQVTDRAHYTGFKGDDAYGNTDNRTVMAGTQLNKTINKLWGTKYNILTIGGEYVYDWVFDEIKGYDWLVDQTTHQVGLFAQSDWQLSKKLSALVGLRLDNHNFLENSVLNPRVNVKYDLSQYLQLRGSVGTGFRAPQAFDADLHIAFSGGGIAYVQLDPELRKERSISYSSSLNFDKPSEHYIFGFTLDAFYTNLDDPFILEELDNDTNGNTVLFRTNGDGQLVQGVSVEGRVNFDGFVQFETGMTFQKSEYASVVSWSQEVEGTKKALRTPEQYGFYTLTYIPAPKWDLALSGVITGPMLVPHFGGAPGVDGDRLYRSPTFWETNLKIAYTVSMKSFGQDLKLFAGIQNIFDEYQDDFDTGPNRDSNYVYGPSRPRTFYFGLKFGKF is encoded by the coding sequence ATGTTGAAAAAATACTGTATATTATTGATATTGAGTATTGTATATGGATTTGGATATGCTCAATCTATAAAAGGAAAGGTGGTTGACAAAAATGGCGAGCCTATTTTTGCCCATGTTTTTATAGTAGGCACTACCGTAGGGGCTGCCACTGATTTAGAAGGAGCATTTGAAATAAAAGACACGCCAGCAGGTCAGGTTTTGGTGCGTGCCCAAAGTATTGGCTATTTATCTGAAGAGAGGTTGCTAAAAGTAAAAAAAGGAGAGGTGACTGAGCTAGATATCCAGCTGAAAGAAGACCTTTTTAAACTAGAAGAAGTGGTGGTGACGGGTACAAGGACAAGCCGAAAACGAACAGAAGCACCCGTGGTGGTGGATGTATTGGATAATCGAACCTTGGAAATTACGCAGTCGCTCATGCTTTCCGATGGGCTGAGCTTCCAGCCAGGGCTTCGGGTAGAAACGGATTGCCAAACATGTAACTATACCCAACTTCGCATGAACGGGTTGGGAGGAAATTATTCCCAAATACTGATCAATAGCAGACCAATTTTCAGTGCTTTGAACGGGCTGTATGGTTTGGAACAAATTCCTTCCAACATGATAGAAAGGGTAGAAGTAGTGAAAGGTGGTGGTTCGGCTGTTTTTGGCAACAATGCCATAGGCGGTACGGTAAACATCATCACCAAAGAACCGAAAGAAAATACGTTTAGCCTTTCGTATAACCATGCGTTTATAAGGGGCGAAACTCCTGATCTTCAAATGCAAGTAAATGCTTCTGCGGTGAACGATGCCCAAAATGCGGGTTTCAGCATTTTTGGAGTGTACCGCGATAGAGATGCTTGGGATGCCAATGGGGATGGCTTTTCCGAAATGCCCCTGATTAAGAATATTTCTTTGGGAATCAATACGTTTATCAAGCCTGATAATAAATCGAAGCTAACATTGGAGCTTCATACCATCAATGAAAAAAGAAGGGGAGGAGACCAAGTTGAAGCTGCACCTCATGAATCGGAGCAGGCGGAAGATCGTGTGCACAACATTGCAGGTGGGGGACTTACCTATGAGCGTTGGCTCAACCCAACTACAGAATTTTCAGTTTACACGAGCGGGCAAGTAACCGACAGGGCACACTATACAGGCTTTAAAGGAGATGATGCCTATGGCAATACGGACAACCGAACCGTGATGGCGGGGACTCAGTTGAACAAAACAATCAATAAACTTTGGGGTACAAAATATAACATATTGACAATAGGAGGAGAGTACGTATACGATTGGGTATTCGATGAAATAAAAGGATATGATTGGTTGGTTGATCAGACCACGCACCAGGTCGGCTTGTTCGCCCAGTCGGACTGGCAACTTTCTAAAAAGCTTTCCGCATTGGTAGGGCTTAGGCTTGACAATCACAACTTTTTAGAGAACTCCGTGCTGAATCCAAGGGTGAATGTGAAGTATGATCTAAGCCAATATTTGCAGCTTCGCGGTTCGGTAGGCACTGGCTTTAGAGCACCTCAGGCTTTTGATGCAGATTTGCACATTGCCTTTTCGGGCGGTGGGATAGCTTATGTTCAGCTCGACCCTGAGTTAAGGAAAGAGCGTTCCATAAGCTATAGTTCTTCGTTAAATTTCGATAAACCTTCGGAGCACTACATTTTTGGGTTCACCCTCGATGCTTTTTATACCAATCTCGATGATCCATTTATATTGGAAGAGCTGGATAACGATACCAATGGGAACACCGTGCTATTCCGAACTAACGGTGATGGGCAATTGGTACAAGGAGTTTCCGTAGAAGGCAGGGTGAATTTTGATGGTTTCGTGCAGTTTGAAACGGGAATGACTTTCCAAAAAAGTGAATACGCTTCAGTAGTATCTTGGTCACAAGAAGTAGAGGGGACAAAAAAAGCATTAAGAACTCCTGAGCAATATGGTTTCTATACGTTGACCTACATTCCCGCTCCTAAATGGGATTTGGCTCTTTCGGGCGTGATTACTGGACCTATGTTAGTCCCTCATTTTGGAGGTGCTCCTGGTGTAGATGGAGACAGGCTTTACCGTTCCCCAACCTTTTGGGAGACTAACCTGAAAATTGCTTATACTGTGTCCATGAAAAGCTTTGGGCAAGACCTAAAGCTTTTTGCCGGTATCCAGAATATCTTCGATGAATATCAGGATGATTTTGATACGGGACCTAACCGAGATTCCAATTATGTTTATGGACCTTCTCGCCCCCGTACTTTTTACTTCGGGCTTAAGTTTGGAAAGTTTTAA
- a CDS encoding alanine racemase — protein sequence MNFTAPTYELYNSIFKEVPAPFAYIDLDFLDQNIKDIKQRCLGKKVRIASKSIRCLSVLQRIMESELNTNGIMTYSPYDTVYLAQKGFSNLLIGYPISNPTFLSAIAKEIKKGCQITLMCDLEEHLAAADKAAKEYGITIPICIDLDMSNHFPGIYFGVFRSSINSQKKAVAFYKKIKKHENIRLVGLMGYEAQIAGIPDRAPSGKLKSVVIRALKKKAKTLIAIHRAEVVNALINEGATLEFVNAGGTGSLESSGMEELVTEVTVGSGFFSPTTFDHFSNFKHLPAAGFALEIVRKPAKNTYTCFGGGYIASGPIGLEKQPQPYLPADISIIKNEGFGEVQTPVKSKESLSIGDPIFFRHAKAGELCEHFDSIYLIKKQEILQKATTYRGDRLLSIFDQHHEKTTISTTVLTQDL from the coding sequence ATGAACTTTACAGCTCCAACATACGAACTATACAACAGCATCTTTAAGGAGGTCCCAGCCCCTTTTGCTTACATAGACCTCGATTTTCTTGACCAGAACATCAAGGATATAAAACAGCGGTGCCTAGGTAAAAAAGTAAGGATAGCGAGCAAGTCTATTCGTTGCCTTTCGGTACTTCAACGGATAATGGAGAGTGAGCTAAATACAAATGGCATCATGACATATTCTCCCTACGATACAGTTTACCTTGCTCAAAAAGGGTTCAGTAACCTATTAATAGGCTATCCCATCAGCAACCCCACTTTCCTGAGCGCCATAGCCAAAGAAATAAAGAAAGGCTGTCAAATCACCCTAATGTGCGACCTAGAAGAGCATTTAGCCGCAGCGGACAAGGCTGCCAAAGAATATGGAATAACTATTCCCATTTGCATAGACCTTGACATGAGCAACCATTTCCCTGGCATATACTTTGGGGTTTTCCGTTCTTCTATCAATAGCCAGAAAAAAGCAGTTGCTTTTTACAAGAAAATTAAAAAACACGAAAACATCCGTTTGGTAGGGCTCATGGGTTACGAAGCCCAAATAGCAGGCATTCCAGACAGAGCGCCTTCAGGTAAACTAAAAAGTGTAGTAATACGTGCTTTAAAGAAGAAAGCAAAAACCTTGATTGCAATCCATAGAGCGGAAGTGGTAAACGCATTAATAAATGAAGGGGCAACACTCGAATTTGTAAATGCAGGGGGCACGGGTAGCCTCGAAAGCTCTGGTATGGAAGAATTGGTGACGGAGGTAACTGTCGGCTCAGGTTTTTTCAGCCCAACTACCTTCGACCATTTCAGCAACTTCAAGCACCTGCCTGCAGCAGGTTTTGCTCTGGAAATTGTAAGAAAACCTGCAAAGAACACTTATACCTGCTTTGGTGGAGGGTATATTGCCTCTGGTCCTATTGGACTAGAAAAGCAACCCCAGCCGTATTTACCAGCAGATATTTCTATAATTAAAAATGAAGGCTTCGGAGAAGTACAAACGCCTGTTAAAAGCAAAGAAAGTCTTTCCATTGGCGACCCTATATTTTTCAGGCACGCAAAAGCTGGGGAGCTATGTGAGCACTTTGATAGTATATATTTGATCAAAAAGCAGGAAATTTTACAAAAAGCAACAACTTATAGAGGAGATCGCCTTTTAAGTATATTCGATCAGCATCATGAAAAAACCACTATTTCTACAACAGTTTTAACACAAGATTTATGA
- a CDS encoding DUF2807 domain-containing protein, translating into MKTASKILIGLFAFMLVSVLAFSISLRASLTDEHDLANKLPQTVYTQSDFNTISAKGKHVSVEVKQGREFQVVAIGLEEELKEQVFVVQKDSALELSVKSDSLFTRRVHFVVTMPDLVAVEVVDDAMLNLNKMHLDSVSVVVKNWGRVDGNENVIKWLGLENQNARVQIDYSDISQADILLKGEGRTSISLERVKGKVMDKSRLDLYKETKSMNLEVAENAYVRKYD; encoded by the coding sequence ATGAAAACAGCTAGTAAAATATTAATAGGGCTTTTTGCTTTCATGCTGGTGAGTGTGTTAGCATTTAGCATCTCCCTGCGTGCCAGTTTGACTGATGAGCATGATTTGGCAAATAAGCTCCCGCAAACTGTTTATACTCAGTCAGACTTTAATACGATTAGTGCAAAAGGGAAGCATGTTTCAGTAGAAGTGAAGCAAGGAAGGGAATTTCAAGTTGTGGCGATTGGGCTAGAAGAAGAGCTAAAAGAACAGGTTTTTGTTGTACAGAAAGATAGTGCTTTGGAATTGAGCGTGAAATCAGATTCACTATTCACTCGACGAGTTCATTTTGTAGTTACAATGCCTGACTTGGTTGCTGTTGAAGTTGTTGATGATGCCATGCTCAATCTCAACAAAATGCATTTGGATAGTGTATCAGTTGTGGTAAAAAACTGGGGACGTGTAGATGGGAATGAGAATGTGATCAAATGGCTGGGTCTTGAAAATCAAAATGCCCGAGTACAGATTGATTACAGCGATATTAGCCAAGCAGATATTTTGCTAAAAGGGGAGGGGCGAACTTCCATTTCCCTCGAAAGGGTAAAGGGCAAAGTGATGGATAAATCTAGGTTGGATTTGTATAAAGAAACAAAAAGCATGAACCTTGAAGTAGCTGAAAATGCATATGTTAGAAAATACGATTAA
- a CDS encoding CBS domain-containing protein, with amino-acid sequence MNFTPRKADDDATTTVKLPQYELVEKYMATDLITFNLDNNMAEVIEKMVRYKISGASVVDENNRLVGVISEIDCMRLMIDSAYHNLPLRDKHVKDYMTKVIKTVTPYMNILDVAGEFVKTNLRRFPVISNGKLVGQISRHDVLKAANKMKKTTWGK; translated from the coding sequence ATGAATTTTACACCTAGAAAAGCAGATGATGACGCAACTACAACCGTTAAGCTACCTCAATACGAGTTGGTAGAAAAGTACATGGCAACCGATTTGATCACTTTTAACCTAGATAACAACATGGCCGAAGTGATAGAGAAAATGGTGCGGTACAAAATATCTGGTGCAAGTGTTGTGGATGAAAACAACAGATTGGTAGGCGTTATTTCCGAAATTGACTGCATGAGACTGATGATAGACAGTGCTTATCACAATTTGCCCCTCAGGGATAAACACGTAAAAGATTACATGACCAAGGTTATAAAAACAGTAACTCCTTATATGAACATCCTCGATGTTGCAGGTGAGTTTGTGAAAACAAATCTGAGGAGATTCCCCGTAATCAGTAATGGAAAGTTAGTTGGCCAGATCAGCCGCCACGATGTGCTGAAGGCTGCAAACAAAATGAAGAAAACAACTTGGGGCAAATAG